In one Rugosibacter aromaticivorans genomic region, the following are encoded:
- a CDS encoding SDR family NAD(P)-dependent oxidoreductase: MNNSEPNSTEPSRPAFSLDIFRLDRRVALVTGAGSGLGRVFARALATAGAKVICADRDAGSAQDTAKQITSTGGEALALAVDVAEESSVMAMMEEVSRRYGQLDVLVNNAGIATQPHRLHELPVADWDRLHSINTRGVFLCTRAALPLMLKRRKGSVVNIASIAGLGGVSPKTPAVSVNYSASKAAVIGLSRQAAVEYAADGIRFNVIAPGWHLGTQLGREALPPSEEALHAFMSALQAATPMGRTGDPEELAGLLLYLASDASSFVTGQVIAHDGGWTAW, encoded by the coding sequence ATGAATAATAGCGAACCGAATAGTACCGAACCCAGCCGGCCGGCATTTTCTTTAGATATATTCAGGCTCGATCGGCGGGTAGCACTAGTGACTGGCGCAGGCTCTGGTTTGGGCCGTGTGTTTGCACGTGCGCTCGCAACGGCGGGCGCGAAAGTGATCTGCGCTGATCGCGATGCAGGCAGTGCGCAGGACACCGCAAAACAAATCACCTCAACCGGAGGCGAGGCACTCGCACTTGCCGTCGATGTGGCTGAGGAATCATCCGTTATGGCAATGATGGAAGAAGTTTCTCGCCGTTATGGCCAGCTAGATGTTTTGGTCAACAACGCCGGCATTGCAACCCAGCCACATCGGTTGCACGAGCTACCCGTTGCGGACTGGGATCGTCTGCATAGCATTAACACCCGTGGCGTGTTTTTGTGCACCCGTGCTGCCTTGCCTTTGATGTTGAAGCGCCGAAAAGGATCCGTGGTTAATATCGCGTCGATCGCCGGGCTCGGCGGGGTGTCGCCAAAAACACCCGCCGTGTCGGTCAACTATTCTGCTTCCAAAGCGGCGGTCATTGGCTTATCCCGACAGGCTGCAGTGGAATACGCCGCCGATGGCATTCGCTTTAACGTGATCGCCCCTGGCTGGCATCTTGGCACACAACTCGGACGCGAAGCATTACCTCCTTCGGAAGAAGCACTTCACGCATTCATGAGCGCATTGCAAGCAGCCACGCCAATGGGCCGCACGGGCGACCCTGAAGAACTCGCTGGGCTATTACTCTATCTCGCCAGCGATGCTTCCAGCTTCGTGACTGGGCAAGTGATCGCCCATGATGGCGGCTGGACTGCATGGTAA